TCAGCTTCATCAGCTCGCCTTTTCTCTACGGGCTCAATCTGCTTAAGCAGTAAAAGCCCAGGCATGCAAAAGGCCGCTTCCCGGCTTGGGAAGCGGCCTTTTTCTTACGCGGATACGCGGCAACTACTGCTTGGCTACTACGTTGAAAGTCAGGTCGAACGTATCGTAGATGGCTTTGTCGCCAATGCTGTCGAAGAAAGTTTTCGAGCCGTACTTCAGGCCAAACTTGGTGCGGTCGATAGTCGCCTTACCGGTTACGGCGGCAATGTCATTCTTCACGCCGGCCTTGGCCGGGAAGCTCACCTTCTGCGTCGTGCCCTTAATGGTCATGTCGCCGGTGATGGTGACGTTGTCGGCATCAGCCGCCGCGCCCTTGATAGGCGTAACGCTGGTGATTTTAAAGGTCGAGGTCGGGAATTTCTCCGCATTGAAGAAATCATCGCTGCTCATGTGGCCCACAAACTTGGCGTGGTTGGCGGCATCCGTAATATCGGTCGCCTTGATGGTCTTCATATCGACCACGGCTGAGCCACCTACAATCTGGTTGCCCCGCACCTGCAAGTCGCCGCTGGTAAACTGAATGGTACCGGTATGGCCGTGCGTGACCGCCTTGCCTTCCCAGCCCAGGGTGCTGAGCTGCGGCTGCAGCTTGTAGGTAGCCACGGCGCTGGCAGCCGCTACCTTGGTTTTCACAGCTTTCTGCGCGAAAGCGCTCGGAGCAGCGAGCAAAACAGCGCCGAGTAGGGCGGGCATCAAAATCTTTTTCATGTACAAAAGCAAAAAAAGGTGATTAAAATAAAATGAGAATGCGTGCCGTACGTGCAGGCAACGGCTGAGCACCGCAGCCAATTTTTAGGCCCGGATTTTATCGAGCAGGTTATTTAATT
The sequence above is drawn from the Hymenobacter baengnokdamensis genome and encodes:
- a CDS encoding YceI family protein, which gives rise to MKKILMPALLGAVLLAAPSAFAQKAVKTKVAAASAVATYKLQPQLSTLGWEGKAVTHGHTGTIQFTSGDLQVRGNQIVGGSAVVDMKTIKATDITDAANHAKFVGHMSSDDFFNAEKFPTSTFKITSVTPIKGAAADADNVTITGDMTIKGTTQKVSFPAKAGVKNDIAAVTGKATIDRTKFGLKYGSKTFFDSIGDKAIYDTFDLTFNVVAKQ